One Vigna unguiculata cultivar IT97K-499-35 chromosome 7, ASM411807v1, whole genome shotgun sequence genomic region harbors:
- the LOC114191106 gene encoding transcription factor MYB61, with translation MGRHSCCYKQKLRKGLWSPEEDEKLLRHITKYGHGCWSSVPKQAGLQRCGKSCRLRWINYLRPDLKRGTFSQEEENLIIELHAVLGNRWSQIAAQLPGRTDNEIKNLWNSCLKKKLRQKGIDPVTHKPLSEVENGDETGKSQGKAPEVSNELNLLKSESSKSDSASYEQRTSISPKAYAPEMDGSCSSKIYCRSDSNFVTNNCYNKDLFLERFMNSSRQESYNSSCQPSDLMGNFPIQMSYATNECLPNDSNSSHWFGQTGRPFDMNSEFPFNAATSINHPTPTTNLFLPNSFCYKPSLAVPSDSVSTAYGSHYWEGSASNNSNSSIRSNSSTELRGSSPLNIFSSWGLAECSTSTTKEGQIHMMENHTEEAKWDEYLHNNTISMLASVQNQAPESLCNQIKTSMHLVPDTLGAMLPHSTKQQEPSQTSSIFSKDIQKLRAAFGHM, from the exons aTGGGAAGACACTCTTGCTGTTACAAGCAGAAGCTTCGGAAGGGTCTTTGGTCTCCTGAGGAGGATGAAAAACTTCTGAGGCATATTACAAAGTATGGTCATGGATGTTGGAGTTCTGTGCCTAAGCAAGCAG GTTTGCAAAGGTGTGGTAAGAGCTGCAGGCTTAGGTGGATCAATTACCTTAGACCTGATTTAAAGAGAGGAACATTCTCACAGGAGGAAGAAAACCTTATCATTGAACTTCATGCAGTATTGGGGAACAG GTGGTCTCAAATTGCGGCACAGTTGCCGGGGAGGACTGATAATGAAATAAAGAATCTGTGGAACTCTTGCCTGAAGAAGAAACTGAGGCAAAAAGGCATAGACCCTGTCACACATAAACCACTGTCCGAGGTTGAGAATGGAGATGAAACTGGTAAGAGCCAAGGTAAAGCACCGGAAGTGTCCAATGAATTGAACCTCCTGAAATCAGAGAGCTCCAAGTCAGATTCAGCTTCCTATGAGCAGAGAACATCAATTTCTCCGAAAGCCTATGCACCCGAGATGGATGGTTCCTGCAGCTCCAAGATTTACTGCAGAAGTGACAGCAATTTCGTAACCAACAACTGTTACAACAAAGACTTGTTCCTGGAGAGGTTTATGAATAGTAGCCGCCAAGAGAGCTACAACAGTAGTTGCCAGCCCTCAGATTTGATGGGAAATTTTCCAATTCAGATGAGTTATGCAACCAATGAGTGTCTCCCTAATGATTCAAACTCTAGTCATTGGTTCGGCCAAACTGGAAGGCCTTTCGATATGAACTCTGAATTTCCTTTCAATGCTGCCACTTCTATTAATCATCCTACACCTACAACCAATTTGTTTCTTCCTAATTCTTTTTGCTACAAGCCTTCACTTGCTGTTCCTTCTGACAGCGTTTCAACAGCCTATGGATCTCATTACTGGGAAGGCAGTGCCTCCAACAATAGCAATAGCAGCATTAGGAGTAATAGCAGCACTGAGTTGAGAGGTAGCAGCCCCTTGAACATCTTTTCTTCTTGGGGATTGGCAGAATGTAGCACCTCTACTACTAAAGAGGGACAAATTCATATGATGGAGAATCATACAGAAGAAGCTAAGTGGGACGAGTACCTTCACAACAACACAATCTCAATGCTGGCTTCTGTACAAAATCAAGCTCCTGAATCCTTATGCAACCAGATAAAAACATCCATGCATTTGGTACCTGATACTTTAGGGGCTATGTTACCTCATAGCACCAAGCAGCAAGAACCCTCTCAAACCTCTAGTATCTTTTCCAAGGACATCCAGAAGCTCAGGGCAGCCTTTGGACACATGTAA